One Lactobacillus sp. CBA3606 DNA segment encodes these proteins:
- a CDS encoding ISL3 family transposase: MSDLLSLPDIKTIESPQENETDMMFKVEAVGPPERCPECGFDKLYKHSSRNQLIMDLPIRLKRVGLQLNRRRYKCRECGSTFWERLVSVDEKRSMTKRLLKSIQEQSMSKTFVEVAESVGVDEKTIRNVFKDYVALKEREYQFETPKWLGIDEIHIIQRPRLVLTNIERRTIYDIKPNRNKETVIQRLSEISDRTYIEYVTMDMWKPYKDAVNTILPHAKVVVDKFHVVRMANQALDNVRKSLKAHMSQKERRTLMRERFILLKRKHDLNERESFLLETWLGNLPALKEAYELKEEFYWIWDTPDSDEGRLRYSQWRHRCMSSNSKDAYKDLVRAVDNWHVEIFNYFDKRLTNAYTESINSIIRQVERMGRGYSFDALRAKILFNEKLHKKRKPRFNSSAFNKAMLHDNFNWYEVNDHNITDNFGVDFSTLIKNLEKGDL, translated from the coding sequence ATGTCAGACTTATTATCCCTACCAGACATTAAAACAATAGAATCACCACAAGAAAATGAAACCGATATGATGTTTAAAGTTGAAGCAGTCGGACCACCTGAACGTTGTCCTGAATGTGGTTTTGACAAGTTGTACAAACACAGTTCAAGAAATCAACTAATTATGGATTTGCCCATTCGTTTAAAGCGAGTGGGCTTACAATTGAACCGTAGACGATACAAGTGTCGTGAATGCGGATCTACCTTCTGGGAACGCCTAGTATCTGTAGATGAAAAGCGTAGTATGACCAAAAGGCTTTTAAAGTCTATTCAAGAGCAATCCATGTCTAAGACCTTTGTAGAAGTCGCAGAAAGCGTTGGCGTTGACGAGAAAACTATTAGGAACGTTTTTAAGGACTATGTGGCACTCAAAGAACGTGAATACCAGTTTGAAACTCCTAAGTGGCTTGGGATAGACGAGATACATATTATCCAAAGACCTCGGCTTGTATTGACTAATATTGAACGCAGGACTATTTATGACATCAAGCCTAACCGTAACAAGGAAACAGTCATCCAACGTCTTTCAGAAATTAGTGACAGGACTTATATTGAGTACGTCACAATGGATATGTGGAAGCCCTACAAAGACGCAGTGAACACTATCCTTCCACACGCTAAAGTGGTCGTAGATAAGTTTCATGTAGTTAGAATGGCTAATCAAGCCTTAGATAACGTCAGAAAGTCTTTGAAAGCTCATATGAGCCAAAAAGAAAGACGTACCCTTATGCGTGAAAGGTTTATCCTTCTAAAGCGTAAACACGATCTAAATGAACGTGAATCATTCCTCTTAGAGACTTGGTTAGGTAATCTTCCTGCCTTAAAAGAAGCCTATGAACTCAAAGAAGAGTTTTACTGGATATGGGATACTCCTGATTCAGATGAAGGTCGTCTTCGTTATAGTCAATGGAGACACCGTTGTATGTCCAGTAACTCTAAAGATGCATATAAAGACCTCGTGAGAGCCGTAGACAACTGGCATGTCGAAATATTCAACTACTTTGATAAAAGGCTCACTAACGCTTATACGGAGTCAATTAACAGCATTATTAGGCAGGTAGAGCGAATGGGTAGAGGTTACTCGTTTGATGCCTTACGAGCCAAAATCCTTTTCAATGAGAAGCTCCATAAAAAGCGTAAGCCACGATTTAATTCAAGTGCTTTCAATAAAGCTATGTTACACGATAATTTCAATTGGTATGAAGTGAATGATCATAACATTACAGACAACTTTGGTGTCGATTTTTCCACACTTATTAAGAATTTGGAGAAGGGTGATTTATAA
- a CDS encoding C40 family peptidase encodes MKKNTPILVTALSLTGIVLFTGKPAEAATTQATVSYQIGATTVWSSPSYSSKPISYLAPNSKVTLDVKKSVNKVNWYQLAENQWVPETYLKMAQETTVTPTATATTKTVVANLKDAAITIWTDSAGTTPTGEYLSYGTAITIQGQQEINGVTWFRIDQGWVPETYLASDNNGTPYYINSQTKQLSAPQQSATSETVSTNDSSDDTIAPTTAAQSSTSSNIMQTTKSALPQEQSVNNQSSAAANTGAQKTTNTNAASQSTIENIINAAEAQIGVPYVWGGKTPSGFDCSGLVGYAFRQAGKEVGGYTVAQESAGTKVSLDNLQPGDILFWENLVPATMTLFILVIINI; translated from the coding sequence ATGAAAAAAAATACACCTATTTTAGTTACAGCACTATCATTAACTGGTATTGTACTTTTCACAGGAAAACCAGCTGAGGCAGCTACAACTCAAGCTACAGTTTCCTATCAAATCGGTGCTACTACAGTTTGGAGTAGTCCAAGCTATTCTAGTAAGCCAATTAGTTATTTAGCTCCTAATTCAAAAGTTACCCTTGATGTTAAAAAAAGTGTTAACAAAGTAAACTGGTATCAATTAGCAGAAAATCAATGGGTACCAGAAACATATTTAAAAATGGCTCAGGAAACTACGGTTACACCCACGGCAACAGCCACAACCAAAACGGTAGTTGCAAACTTAAAAGATGCCGCAATCACTATTTGGACTGATTCAGCTGGTACTACGCCGACTGGAGAATACTTATCTTATGGTACTGCCATAACTATTCAAGGGCAGCAAGAAATAAATGGTGTGACTTGGTTCCGAATTGATCAAGGATGGGTACCAGAAACATACTTAGCGTCTGATAACAATGGAACCCCTTACTATATTAATTCTCAAACAAAACAATTATCAGCTCCGCAACAAAGCGCTACTTCTGAAACAGTTAGTACCAATGATTCAAGCGATGATACGATTGCCCCCACTACAGCTGCACAAAGTTCAACTAGTTCAAATATTATGCAAACAACTAAATCGGCTCTACCGCAAGAACAATCGGTCAACAATCAAAGTTCGGCTGCTGCTAATACAGGAGCACAAAAAACTACTAACACAAACGCTGCCTCACAATCTACTATAGAAAATATTATTAATGCAGCAGAAGCACAAATTGGTGTTCCTTATGTGTGGGGTGGAAAAACACCAAGCGGATTCGATTGTTCTGGCCTAGTTGGCTATGCGTTTCGCCAAGCAGGGAAAGAAGTTGGCGGTTACACCGTTGCTCAGGAAAGTGCTGGTACTAAAGTTAGTCTAGATAATCTGCAACCAGGTGATATTCTTTTCTGGGAGAACCTGGTGCCAGCTACCATGACGCTATTTATATTGGTAATAATCAATATATAG
- a CDS encoding DUF2933 domain-containing protein, with translation MSQWILIALILLAHPLMMLFMHKGMMHGNSGSMNGCGNHTQQDSSNTEKPRKKVN, from the coding sequence ATGTCACAATGGATTCTAATAGCTCTTATTCTTTTAGCACATCCACTCATGATGCTATTTATGCATAAAGGTATGATGCATGGGAATTCTGGTAGTATGAATGGCTGCGGAAATCATACCCAACAAGATTCCAGCAACACTGAAAAACCACGTAAAAAAGTCAATTAG